A stretch of Lysinibacillus agricola DNA encodes these proteins:
- a CDS encoding FxsA family protein, with protein sequence MRKIFLGFIVYALAELALLIVIGKNIGVLSTLLLIVATSIIGIYIVKNKGMNSVQKVKNTIARGEAPGPALIDTVLNFSGGVLLALPGFLTDLIGLLLLMPFSRKMFQPVFYYWMRKKMKKGQFIIVQK encoded by the coding sequence ATGCGAAAAATTTTTCTTGGTTTCATTGTCTACGCATTAGCCGAGTTGGCGTTATTAATAGTAATTGGTAAAAATATTGGTGTATTAAGTACACTATTGCTCATAGTTGCTACGAGTATTATAGGTATTTATATAGTGAAAAATAAAGGTATGAATTCTGTACAAAAGGTAAAAAATACGATAGCACGTGGAGAGGCTCCAGGGCCAGCTTTAATTGATACAGTGTTAAATTTTAGCGGTGGTGTACTTTTAGCATTACCAGGTTTTTTAACGGATCTTATTGGTTTATTACTACTCATGCCTTTTTCTCGTAAAATGTTCCAACCAGTCTTTTATTATTGGATGCGTAAAAAAATGAAAAAAGGTCAATTTATCATCGTTCAAAAATAG